The sequence CGCTGCGGGCCCTGCGCGCCGAGGCGGCGAGCGGTGCGGACGAGGCGGCGCGGCTGCGGGGGCTGGTCGGTCGGATCCGCACCCGGGTGCCGGAGCTGGTCGGCGAGGTGGAGGTGGTCGGCGACCCCGTACGGCGTCTCCCCCACCTCGTCACGTTCTCGTGTCTCTATGTCGACGGCGAGGTGCTGCTCCAGGAACTCGACCGGGCCGGCTTCTCCGTCTCGTCCGGATCGTCCTGTACGTCCAGCACTCTGACGCCGAGCCATGTACTGCGCGCGATGGGTGTGCTCTCGGAGGGGAATGTCCGGGTCTCGCTCCCGTACGGCACGGACGAGGCCGAGGTGGAGCGGTTCCTCCAGGTGCTGCCGGGGGTGGTGCGCTCGGTGCGGGAGCGGCTGGGGGTGCCGGTGGAGGAACCGGAGATGCCGGGGAAGCCCGCGGCGGCGGGCGAGGAGACGGGCCTGGTGGTCGACGCCCTCGGAAAACGCTGCCCGATCCCGGTCATCGAACTGGCGAAGGTCATCGGCCGGGTTCCGGTCGGCGGCACGGTGACGGTGCTGTCGGACGACGAGGCGGCGCGGCAGGACATCCCCGCCTGGTGCGCGATGCGCGAGCAGGAGTACGTGGGCGAACGGGATGCGGAACGCGGCGCCGCATATGTGGTGCGGCGCCGCGTTTAGGAGCAAACGGCCGGTGGGGAGGCCCGGCGCGAGACGCGCCGAAGGGCTCAGGCCAGGTGCTCCTGGACCTCGGCGGCGGCCTCGTGCCCGTAGGCCTTGGTGAAGCGGTCCATGAAGTGGCTGCGGTGCAGCTCGTACTCCTGGGTGCCGACGGTCTCGATGACCAGGGTGGCGAGCATGCAGCCGACCTGGGCGGCGCGCTCCAGGCCGACGCCCCAGGCCAGGCCCGACAGGAAGCCGGCGCGGAAGGCGTCGCCGACGCCGGTCGGGTCGGCCTTGGCCTTCTCCTCCGGGACGCCGACCTCGATGACCGGCTCGCCGACGCGCTCGATCCGGACGCCGTTGGAGCCCAGGGTGGTGACGCGGGTGCCGACCTTGGCCAGGATCTCGTCGGCGGTCCAGCCGGTCTTGGACTCGATCAGGCCCTTCTCGTATTCGTTGGAGAAGAGGTAGGCGGCGCCCTCCATCAGGGTGCGGATGCCCTCGCCGTCCATGCGGGCGATCTGCTGGGAGAAGTCGGCGGCGAACGGGATGCCCCGGCTGCGGCACTCCTCGGTGTGGCGGATCATCGCCTCAGGGTCGTCCGCGCCGATCAGGACCAGGTCCAGGCCGCCGACGCGCTCGGCGACGTGCTGGAGCTCGATCAGCCGGGCCTCGCTCATGGCGCCGGTGTAGAAGGAGCCGATCTGGTTGTGGTCGGCGTCGGTGGTGCACACGAAGCGGGCGGTGTGCAGCACCTCGGAGATCCGTACCGAGCGGGTGTCGACGCCGTGGCGGTCGAGCCAGGCGCGGTACTCCTCGAAGTCGTTGCCCGCGGCGCCGACCAGGATCGGCTGGATGCCCAGCTGGCCCATGCCGAAACAGATGTTGGGGGCGACGCCGCCCCGGC is a genomic window of Streptomyces gilvosporeus containing:
- a CDS encoding carbohydrate kinase family protein, which produces MRIAVSGSIATDHLMTFPGRFADQLVADQLHTVSLSFLVDQLDVRRGGVAPNICFGMGQLGIQPILVGAAGNDFEEYRAWLDRHGVDTRSVRISEVLHTARFVCTTDADHNQIGSFYTGAMSEARLIELQHVAERVGGLDLVLIGADDPEAMIRHTEECRSRGIPFAADFSQQIARMDGEGIRTLMEGAAYLFSNEYEKGLIESKTGWTADEILAKVGTRVTTLGSNGVRIERVGEPVIEVGVPEEKAKADPTGVGDAFRAGFLSGLAWGVGLERAAQVGCMLATLVIETVGTQEYELHRSHFMDRFTKAYGHEAAAEVQEHLA